A portion of the Synergistaceae bacterium genome contains these proteins:
- a CDS encoding DUF2232 domain-containing protein has product MTSTRSLVESALLAGLAVVLFMAAHFLPIIGAAFSLLAPAPLVVLGLRHDMKKATLGLAVATLLAAAFLGPVSSLFFLLGFGVLGVGLGFLARKFDRGVEVLMYGILVSLGSKLLLMVVAGKLTGINPFQLDGAEMQEMVDKIFLFYETTGMSRESLTAVKEQFTETIRLLPVIFPAILSMAAALDCYLSYVISSFVLKRAGGNPLPELPSFTEWRFPKSVFSAFVVSILLTMLGSMGKDWGFALKAGVNLRLLVNFLFLFQGLSLIWFFLKRKTSGGFGRFLRTIVIILTVMIPILSNIAVILGIGDMWLDLRSRFYRSDAL; this is encoded by the coding sequence ATGACTTCCACTAGAAGCCTGGTGGAATCGGCCCTTCTGGCCGGTTTGGCCGTGGTTCTGTTCATGGCGGCGCACTTCCTGCCGATAATCGGCGCGGCCTTCTCGCTGCTGGCGCCGGCCCCGCTCGTCGTACTCGGGCTCAGGCACGATATGAAGAAGGCCACTCTGGGCCTCGCGGTAGCTACTCTACTGGCGGCGGCCTTCCTGGGGCCCGTCTCCTCTCTCTTCTTTCTGCTGGGCTTCGGGGTGCTGGGGGTAGGGCTCGGCTTTCTGGCCAGAAAGTTCGACAGGGGCGTGGAGGTCCTCATGTACGGCATCCTCGTCTCGCTCGGGAGCAAGCTGCTCCTGATGGTCGTCGCGGGGAAGCTCACCGGGATCAACCCCTTCCAGCTCGACGGAGCGGAGATGCAGGAGATGGTCGACAAGATATTCCTCTTTTATGAGACTACCGGGATGAGCAGGGAGTCTCTCACCGCTGTGAAGGAACAGTTCACGGAGACTATACGCCTGCTGCCGGTAATCTTCCCGGCGATCCTCTCCATGGCCGCGGCGTTGGACTGCTACCTGAGCTATGTGATCAGCTCCTTTGTCCTTAAAAGGGCCGGAGGGAATCCCCTTCCGGAGCTGCCTTCATTTACCGAGTGGCGCTTCCCGAAAAGCGTGTTCAGCGCCTTCGTGGTCTCGATACTGCTCACCATGCTGGGATCCATGGGAAAAGACTGGGGATTCGCCCTGAAGGCCGGGGTGAACCTGCGCCTCCTGGTCAACTTCCTGTTCCTCTTCCAGGGGCTCTCTCTCATATGGTTTTTTCTGAAGAGAAAGACGTCCGGGGGCTTCGGGCGCTTTCTTCGAACGATTGTTATAATATTGACCGTTATGATCCCGATACTCTCCAACATAGCGGTGATACTCGGTATCGGAGACATGTGGCTGGATCTCAGGAGCCGCTTTTACAGGAGTGATGCGTTATGA
- the dnaB gene encoding replicative DNA helicase codes for MTTASWDRMPPVSLEAERAALGACLMDKEALNIVVEILQPEDFYDAAHRTAFEIVHRMSQGDKPVDPLTFLQEASSLGKADRLGGQAFVGSLIDSVPTTANVEYHAGIVRDKSIFRKLISAGNSIVKLGYSTEMDVDEALEEAERAVFEIAQKRNTMNFRHVGEVLGHTFQQIEDQYNRSDQDVTGFNSGFLDLDRLTGGFQPGSLNIVAARPSMGKTALAVNIAQFGGQGAGRPVLIFSLEMGAEQLVQRMLGAEARINIHDLRIGSFPRSSWEALADAAGRLAESPIYIDDSSMLSTLEFRARCRRFKSRYENLGLILVDYLQLMNSSRKIENKQQEVAEISRTLKGVARELNTPVIALSQLSRAVEQRTEKRPQLSDLRDSGAIEQDADTVMLLYRPGYYDATVPGEDEDIRAFVSLSKNRNGPTGEVSLLFFKEYTRFVNQDRRI; via the coding sequence ATGACTACGGCCTCGTGGGACAGGATGCCCCCGGTCTCCCTGGAGGCCGAGCGGGCGGCTCTAGGGGCCTGCCTGATGGACAAGGAGGCCCTGAACATAGTGGTCGAGATCCTCCAGCCGGAGGACTTCTACGACGCCGCTCACAGGACGGCCTTCGAGATCGTCCATCGGATGTCCCAGGGGGACAAGCCGGTAGACCCCCTGACCTTTCTGCAGGAGGCGTCGAGCCTCGGCAAGGCGGATCGGCTCGGTGGCCAGGCCTTCGTCGGGTCGCTGATAGACAGCGTTCCCACGACCGCCAACGTCGAGTACCACGCCGGAATAGTGCGCGACAAGTCGATCTTCCGAAAGCTCATAAGCGCGGGCAACAGCATAGTGAAGCTCGGCTACAGCACGGAGATGGACGTGGACGAGGCCCTCGAGGAGGCGGAACGAGCAGTCTTCGAGATAGCGCAAAAGCGCAACACGATGAACTTCCGCCATGTGGGAGAGGTGCTCGGGCATACATTCCAGCAGATCGAGGATCAGTACAACAGGTCCGACCAGGACGTGACCGGCTTCAACTCCGGCTTCCTTGATCTTGACCGCCTCACCGGCGGGTTTCAGCCCGGCAGCCTAAACATCGTCGCCGCCCGCCCTTCGATGGGAAAGACGGCCCTCGCCGTCAACATAGCCCAGTTCGGGGGTCAGGGCGCAGGGCGTCCTGTGCTGATCTTCAGCCTCGAGATGGGGGCTGAGCAACTGGTCCAGAGGATGCTCGGCGCGGAGGCCAGGATAAACATCCACGACCTGAGGATAGGGTCCTTTCCCCGCTCATCGTGGGAGGCCCTCGCGGACGCGGCGGGCAGGCTGGCCGAGTCTCCCATATACATCGACGACAGCTCCATGCTGTCGACTCTGGAGTTCCGCGCCAGGTGCAGACGCTTCAAGTCCAGGTACGAAAACTTGGGGCTCATACTTGTGGACTACCTTCAGCTGATGAACTCGTCAAGGAAGATAGAGAACAAGCAGCAGGAGGTCGCGGAGATCTCAAGGACTCTCAAGGGAGTGGCGCGCGAGCTTAACACCCCTGTGATCGCTCTGTCGCAGCTCTCGCGGGCCGTGGAGCAGAGGACGGAGAAGAGACCCCAGCTTTCGGACCTTCGAGACAGCGGTGCCATCGAGCAGGACGCGGACACGGTGATGCTCCTCTACCGGCCGGGCTACTACGATGCCACGGTGCCCGGGGAGGATGAGGACATCCGGGCCTTTGTCAGCCTCAGCAAGAACAGAAACGGCCCGACAGGCGAGGTATCGTTGCTCTTCTTCAAGGAGTACACTCGCTTCGTGAACCAGGACCGACGCATTTAG
- a CDS encoding 50S ribosomal protein L9, protein MKVILKQDVNKLGSSGDLVEVSAGYARNYLFPRSLAEEATPERMRKWKDQEAAREKRESRLENEAIELKKRLSGKAIRVKASIGEKGRLFGSVTAAVVSESIASQLSVKIDKKHLRMPEIVKQEGSYPFSARLYPGVEVELTLIVEGE, encoded by the coding sequence ATGAAAGTCATTTTGAAGCAGGATGTGAACAAGCTGGGTTCGTCCGGGGACCTAGTCGAGGTCTCCGCCGGCTATGCCCGCAACTACCTCTTTCCGCGCTCCCTGGCCGAGGAGGCCACGCCGGAGCGAATGAGGAAATGGAAGGATCAGGAGGCCGCCAGGGAAAAGAGGGAGTCTCGCCTTGAGAACGAGGCGATAGAGCTTAAAAAACGCCTCTCGGGCAAGGCGATCCGAGTGAAAGCCAGCATCGGCGAGAAGGGAAGGCTGTTTGGAAGCGTCACCGCGGCGGTCGTATCTGAGAGCATCGCCTCGCAGCTTTCCGTCAAGATCGACAAAAAGCACCTCCGCATGCCGGAAATCGTGAAGCAGGAGGGCTCCTACCCATTCTCGGCGCGCCTGTACCCGGGCGTCGAGGTGGAGCTGACTCTTATCGTTGAAGGCGAGTAG